The Streptomyces griseiscabiei genomic sequence CGGCGACGGCGGCTTCCGCGCCACCGGCTCCAAGTACTACATAGGCAACGGCAACGCCGCCGGACTCGTCTCCGTCTTCGGTCGCCGCACCGACGTCGAAGGCCCCGACGGTTACGTGTTCTTCGCCGCCGACAGCCGTCACCCGAACTACCACCTGGTCAAGAACGTCGTCGACTCCTCCAAGTTCGTCAGCGAGTTCCGCCTGGAGGACTATCCCGTCACGGCCGCGGACGTCCTGCACACCGGCCGGGCCGCCTTCGACGCCGCCCTCAACACGGTCAACGTCGGCAAGTTCAACCTGTGCACCGCCTCGATCGGCATCTGCGAACACGCGATGTACGAGGCTGTCACCCACGCCCACAACCGCGTCCTCTACGGCCGTCCCGTCACCGCCTTCCCGCATGTGCGCCGCGAGTTGACCGACGCGTACGTCCGGCTCGTCGGCATGAAGCTGTTCAGCGACCGTGCCGTCGACTACTTCCGCTCCGCCGGTCCCGACGACCGCCGCTACCTGCTCTTCAACCCGATGACGAAGATGAAGGTGACCACGGAGGGCGAGAAGGTCATCGACCTCATGTGGGACGTGATCGCCGCCAAGGGCTTCGAGAAGGACAACTACTTCGGCCAGGCGGCCATCGAGATCCGCGGTCTGCCGAAGCTGGAGGGCACGGTCCACGTCAACCTGGCGCTGATCCTGAAGTTCATGCGCAGCCACCTCCTCGACCCGGCCGGGTACCCGGCGGTGCCGACCCGTCTCGACGCGGCCGACGACGACTTCCTGTTCCGTCAGGGCCCGGCTCGCGGCCTCGGCTCGGTGCGCTTCCACGACTGGCGCCCGGCCTTCGAGACGTACGCCCACCTCCCCAACGTCGCCCGCCTGCGCGAACAGGCCGACGCGCTCTGCGAGTTCGTCGCCACGGCCGGCCCCGACGCGGACCAGAGCCGCGACCTCGACCTCGTCCTCTCCATCGGTCAGCTCTTCGCCCTCGTCGTCCACGGCCAGCTCGTCCTGGAGCAGGCCACCCTCACCGGACTCGACGAGGACGTCCTCGACGAACTCTTCGCCGTCCTCGTGCGGGACTTCTCCGGGCACTCCGTGGAACTGCACGGCAAGGACTCGGCGACCGAGCAGCAGCAGGAATGGGCGCTGGCCTCGGTCCGCCGCCCGGTCGTCGACACGGCACGCACGGAGCGTGTCTGGCAGCGGGTCGAGGCGCTGTCCGGCGCGTACGAGATGGCCCCGTAGGGCGCGCCGTACGCATCACCGGTGGCTGGGTCGGGCGGGACCGGCCCGGCCCGGCCACTGGCAGTTCGGGCAAGTGGCCTGACACGGTAGGCCGTCGGTGTGGGTGCGGTGGCCTTCCCTTTCGGTGTCAGGTTCGGTGTCAGGCGGAGACCCGAACCGGATTGCCCCGCGCCCGTCTGCCCGACGGTTCGGTCAGGGCCGGCAGCACTTCTTCCACGGGCAGGCATCGGCCGGCCGTCATCGGATCTACTCGTCATCGGATTCACTCGTCGTCGGCGGCCATGGTCGGAAGCCGCCCTGTCCGACTACTCGCCGGTGGCGCCGTCGGCGAGTTCGCGGACCACGTCGAGTTGGCCGACATGGCGGGCGTACTCCTGCAGCATGTGGAAGAGGATCCAGATCAGGGCCGGGTGGTGGTCAGGAGGGTTGAAGCCGCCTCTGCTGCGTGCGGCTTCCTGTAGTCCGGCGGCCGCCACAATCTCTCGGGACCGTGCGCACTCGTCCAGGAAGAGGGCTCGGATCGCCTCTGTGGACTCCTCGGCTCCGACCTGCCACTTGTGGGTGTCGGGGTCTTCCTCGCCCCAGATGGGATCCACTGGTTCGGCGGCGAACCCCCAGCGGAACCAACGCCGTTCCACGAGCGCGAGGTGTTTGAGGAGGGCGAGGGGGACCCAGCCGGATGGGAGTCTGCTGGTGCGCAGATCCTCCTCGGACATGCCGTCGAGCTTGCGCAGCAGGGCGGCACGGTAGTAGTCGAGGTAGGCGACCGCCAGTTCGCGAGGATCGGTCAAGTGGTCCGGTGGCTCGGCTGCGGACTCAGGGGAAACGACCATGCGCCGGACGGTAGCGTCGCGCGGGCTCGGCGGACCACTCGATATCGCCGCGAGGGCGGGCGTCGGGTCAGGTGTGTGCGATGTTGCCGACCGCGGTGCGCAGGTCGTCCTCTCCGGGGCGCAGCGGGGGCAGGGGGGTCGCGTTGGCCGGGTTCAGGGAGTCGAACAGCAGGGCGATGAAGCGGGCCCGCATCGAGGGTGTGGTGCCGGGGATCGCGAGCCCGGCGACGGCCATGACCAGAAAGCGCGGGATGTCTTCCGCGGTGAGGTCCTGGCGGACCTCGCCCTGTCGCTGCGCGCGAAGCAACAAGGGGTGCAACGACTCGCTGAAGCGCTGAACGGCGTCCACGGCGACGTCGGAGAAGTTGCTGGCGAAGGTGACCAGCCCCTTCTCCTCGGTGATCAGGTCGAGCAGGCGCGTGGCGATGTCCTGGAGCGACTGGCGGGGGTGGGGGGCCTCGGCGGCGTGGTCGATGAGGGGGAGCAGG encodes the following:
- a CDS encoding acyl-CoA dehydrogenase family protein; its protein translation is MADQLLFNPRTYDPAHFDPETRRLLRATVDWFEERGKRRLIEDYRTRAWLGDFLAFSAKENLFATFLTPSAAGEGEPDKRWDTARIAALNEILGFYGLDYWYAWQVTILGLGPVWQSDNAAARARAAELLAQGEVFAFGLSEKAHGADIYSTDLLLEPDGDGGFRATGSKYYIGNGNAAGLVSVFGRRTDVEGPDGYVFFAADSRHPNYHLVKNVVDSSKFVSEFRLEDYPVTAADVLHTGRAAFDAALNTVNVGKFNLCTASIGICEHAMYEAVTHAHNRVLYGRPVTAFPHVRRELTDAYVRLVGMKLFSDRAVDYFRSAGPDDRRYLLFNPMTKMKVTTEGEKVIDLMWDVIAAKGFEKDNYFGQAAIEIRGLPKLEGTVHVNLALILKFMRSHLLDPAGYPAVPTRLDAADDDFLFRQGPARGLGSVRFHDWRPAFETYAHLPNVARLREQADALCEFVATAGPDADQSRDLDLVLSIGQLFALVVHGQLVLEQATLTGLDEDVLDELFAVLVRDFSGHSVELHGKDSATEQQQEWALASVRRPVVDTARTERVWQRVEALSGAYEMAP
- a CDS encoding DinB family protein, coding for MVVSPESAAEPPDHLTDPRELAVAYLDYYRAALLRKLDGMSEEDLRTSRLPSGWVPLALLKHLALVERRWFRWGFAAEPVDPIWGEEDPDTHKWQVGAEESTEAIRALFLDECARSREIVAAAGLQEAARSRGGFNPPDHHPALIWILFHMLQEYARHVGQLDVVRELADGATGE
- a CDS encoding TetR/AcrR family transcriptional regulator — encoded protein: MASTKGDRAPRRRVDARSTIERIIAAGRTVLGTGEASLEQIAAEAGVGIATLYRHFPNREAIVRAVLDDILETDLLPLIDHAAEAPHPRQSLQDIATRLLDLITEEKGLVTFASNFSDVAVDAVQRFSESLHPLLLRAQRQGEVRQDLTAEDIPRFLVMAVAGLAIPGTTPSMRARFIALLFDSLNPANATPLPPLRPGEDDLRTAVGNIAHT